One Vampirovibrio chlorellavorus genomic window carries:
- the hppD gene encoding 4-hydroxyphenylpyruvate dioxygenase, with translation MGHVSDYHGESFNPLGLKGIEFIQFTTHEPDYVDRVLKGFGFSKLMKHREKHLFYYRQNDIHVLVNHGETGFERAFAEQHGTAICAMGWRVENAEVAYSEAVRLGASPFEPGKIGDCDLSLPRIYGIGDSVIYFVGTEQSVKLDPNNPSQGSFLQSEGFVPLESPEIVPDKGFLVVDHLTNNVYKNTMAYWANFYKQIFGFNEVRYFDIKGQKTGLTSFALRSPDGSFSIPINEGNESKSQIEEYLREYRGAGVQHLAFLTADLLDSVEKLQGTGIETLDISENYYNEVFERVPNVTEDRARIQRLQILVDGDEEGYLLQIFTKNLFGPIFIEMIQRKNHHAFGEGNFKALFESIERDQERRGVL, from the coding sequence ATGGGTCACGTATCGGACTATCACGGGGAAAGTTTCAATCCACTGGGGCTGAAGGGCATTGAATTCATCCAGTTCACCACCCACGAGCCGGACTACGTGGACCGGGTGCTGAAGGGTTTTGGCTTCTCCAAACTCATGAAACACCGGGAGAAGCACCTGTTCTACTACCGGCAAAACGACATTCATGTGCTGGTCAATCATGGAGAAACCGGCTTTGAGCGGGCCTTTGCCGAACAGCACGGCACCGCCATTTGCGCCATGGGCTGGCGGGTAGAAAACGCAGAAGTGGCCTACAGCGAAGCGGTGCGTCTGGGAGCCTCCCCGTTTGAGCCCGGTAAAATCGGCGATTGCGACTTGTCCCTCCCCCGCATTTATGGCATCGGGGACAGCGTGATCTACTTTGTGGGCACTGAGCAATCGGTCAAGCTGGATCCCAACAATCCCAGCCAAGGCAGCTTTTTGCAAAGCGAAGGCTTTGTGCCCCTAGAATCGCCTGAAATTGTACCGGACAAAGGCTTTTTGGTGGTGGATCACCTCACCAATAACGTGTACAAAAACACCATGGCCTACTGGGCCAACTTCTACAAACAGATTTTTGGCTTCAACGAAGTGCGTTACTTCGACATTAAAGGGCAAAAAACCGGCCTGACCTCCTTTGCCCTGCGCTCCCCCGATGGATCGTTCTCCATTCCCATTAACGAGGGCAACGAGTCCAAATCGCAAATCGAAGAGTACCTGCGGGAGTACCGGGGCGCCGGGGTGCAGCATCTGGCCTTCCTGACTGCCGACTTGCTGGACTCCGTGGAAAAATTGCAGGGCACTGGCATTGAAACCCTGGACATCAGCGAGAATTACTACAACGAAGTGTTTGAACGGGTGCCCAATGTCACCGAGGATCGGGCTCGCATCCAGCGCTTGCAAATTCTGGTGGATGGCGATGAGGAAGGGTATCTGCTGCAGATTTTCACCAAAAACCTGTTCGGCCCCATTTTTATTGAAATGATCCAGCGCAAAAACCACCATGCCTTTGGCGAAGGCAACTTCAAGGCCCTGTTTGAGTCCATTGAGCGGGATCAGGAACGCCGGGGCGTATTGTAG
- a CDS encoding zinc-dependent peptidase, with translation MKIANSQPIWRPSEFSNHTGSGVAPQGSVPSPAILFGRCKSKTTDDKATLQDPKLAAEIERLTQRAPKIFGKPLVTKAMKPLLQKRALYNLKADPSALTECFPYRQLLVQKNDVIGLNQYDALVDTLMNKAEFYEVEKAGPTRKAVDTLYNVKSIISPGFENNFFHALLEMLKHCFSRTSDLKKRNTEFRSVMNFMQKIAKCFSDQTLSTRLSNAGVKPLQDPSTRYLVAASISDLLFKSPEQANQLLNNPKHPLRFIVGKEQPLLTLGQFRPGFNLILLNETELWAGASKSTKESYTSQHEFVHALSDPVGGEVLPSMSEDQKSRFLKAREELQTLYTKKDAGPIGWIRRLWNGHTATGLGGYAFFNNFEFLAVSSDTFKAKPKDLCRTQPGQEIYQIYKDIFKMDPLKDYQRHNIDA, from the coding sequence ATGAAAATTGCCAATAGCCAGCCCATTTGGCGGCCCTCAGAGTTTTCGAACCACACAGGAAGCGGAGTGGCTCCTCAAGGTTCGGTACCTTCCCCTGCCATTTTGTTCGGACGGTGCAAATCCAAAACTACCGATGACAAAGCCACCCTACAGGACCCCAAACTGGCCGCGGAAATTGAACGCCTGACCCAACGGGCCCCCAAGATCTTTGGGAAGCCTCTGGTGACCAAAGCGATGAAACCACTCTTGCAAAAGCGAGCCCTGTATAATTTAAAGGCCGATCCGTCAGCACTGACCGAGTGCTTCCCCTACCGGCAACTGCTGGTTCAAAAAAACGACGTGATCGGCCTCAATCAATATGACGCCCTGGTTGACACCCTAATGAACAAGGCTGAATTTTACGAGGTTGAAAAAGCAGGCCCCACCAGAAAAGCAGTTGATACTCTGTACAATGTGAAGAGTATTATCAGTCCGGGATTTGAAAACAACTTCTTTCATGCGCTTTTAGAAATGTTAAAGCATTGTTTTTCTCGTACTTCTGACCTTAAGAAAAGAAATACTGAATTCAGAAGTGTTATGAACTTCATGCAGAAAATCGCCAAATGCTTTTCTGACCAAACACTATCAACGCGCCTTTCCAATGCTGGTGTCAAACCGCTGCAAGATCCCTCCACCCGATACTTAGTCGCTGCCAGTATATCCGACTTATTGTTTAAAAGCCCGGAACAAGCCAATCAACTTTTAAATAACCCCAAACATCCACTGCGTTTTATCGTAGGAAAAGAACAGCCTTTGTTAACACTGGGACAATTTAGGCCCGGTTTTAACTTAATTTTATTAAACGAGACAGAATTATGGGCAGGGGCTTCCAAAAGCACAAAAGAGTCCTATACATCCCAACATGAATTTGTACATGCCCTCAGCGACCCGGTGGGGGGAGAGGTTTTGCCCAGTATGTCAGAGGATCAGAAAAGCCGGTTTTTAAAAGCAAGAGAGGAGCTGCAAACGCTCTACACTAAAAAGGACGCAGGCCCCATTGGCTGGATTCGCCGCCTGTGGAATGGTCACACCGCCACCGGACTTGGGGGATACGCTTTTTTCAATAACTTTGAATTTCTGGCGGTCAGTTCAGACACGTTTAAAGCCAAACCCAAAGACTTGTGCCGTACCCAGCCCGGCCAGGAAATTTATCAAATTTACAAAGATATTTTCAAAATGGATCCCTTAAAAGACTATCAACGGCATAATATTGATGCCTGA